One window from the genome of Micromonospora aurantiaca ATCC 27029 encodes:
- a CDS encoding AAA family ATPase, translating to MTGPVTTTAPSGARAALHRLRAEVAKAVVGQDAVVTGLVIALLCRGHVLLEGVPGVAKTLLVRTLAAALDLDAKRVQFTPDLMPGDVTGSLIFDQRTAAFTFREGPVFTNLLLADEINRTPPKTQSALLEVMEERQVSVEGERRPLPDPFIVAATQNPVEYEGTYPLPEAQLDRFLLKLTVPLPEREEELGVLRAHHAGFDPRDLRAAGVRPVADASDLAAARAEVRMVHVAEPVLGYIVDLCRGTRSAPALELGASPRGATALLNAAKAWSWLAGRDHVTPDDVKAVARPTLRHRLRPRPEAELEGVTVDAVLDSVLATVPTPR from the coding sequence GTGACCGGACCCGTCACGACCACCGCCCCGTCCGGCGCCCGCGCCGCCCTGCACCGGCTGCGCGCCGAGGTCGCCAAGGCCGTCGTCGGGCAGGACGCCGTGGTGACCGGCCTGGTGATCGCCCTGCTCTGCCGGGGGCACGTGCTGCTGGAGGGCGTACCGGGAGTGGCCAAGACGCTGCTGGTGCGGACGCTGGCGGCCGCGCTCGACCTGGACGCCAAGCGGGTGCAGTTCACCCCCGACCTGATGCCCGGCGACGTCACCGGCTCGCTGATCTTCGACCAGCGCACCGCCGCGTTCACGTTCCGGGAGGGGCCGGTCTTCACCAACCTGCTGCTCGCCGACGAGATCAACCGCACCCCGCCCAAGACGCAGTCGGCGCTGCTGGAGGTGATGGAGGAGCGGCAGGTCTCCGTCGAGGGCGAGCGCCGCCCGCTGCCCGACCCGTTCATCGTCGCGGCCACCCAGAACCCGGTCGAGTACGAGGGCACCTACCCGCTGCCCGAGGCGCAGCTCGACCGTTTCCTGCTCAAGCTGACTGTGCCGCTGCCGGAGCGCGAGGAGGAGCTGGGCGTGCTGCGGGCGCACCACGCCGGCTTCGACCCGCGCGACCTGCGTGCCGCGGGCGTACGCCCGGTGGCCGACGCGTCGGACCTGGCCGCCGCCCGGGCCGAGGTGCGGATGGTGCACGTGGCCGAGCCGGTGCTCGGCTACATCGTGGACCTGTGCCGGGGCACCCGGTCCGCTCCGGCGCTGGAGCTGGGCGCGTCCCCCCGGGGCGCCACCGCGCTGCTCAACGCCGCCAAGGCGTGGTCCTGGCTGGCCGGCCGCGACCACGTCACCCCGGACGACGTCAAGGCGGTCGCCCGGCCCACGCTGCGGCACCGGCTGCGCCCGCGTCCGGAGGCGGAACTCGAGGGCGTGACTGTGGACGCCGTGCTGGACTCGGTGCTGGCCACCGTGCCGACGCCGCGATGA
- the efeO gene encoding iron uptake system protein EfeO, with the protein MRTTRLVAPAAAGLLAVAGLTGCGGGDDADATNGGPIAVKATDTVCEVGDTEIDAGQVTFKVTNTGSKVNEFYVYAAGDRVMGEVENIAPGLSRELRVELTAGTYETACKPGMSGRGIRGALKVSGTAATVAPDAALTQATESYQRYVRSQTAALLTKTEEFVAAVKANDVAKAKALYPVARTYWERIEPVAESFGDLDPKIDGREEVVEEGMEFTGFHRIEKDLWTTGDVSKDGPIADRLLVDVKAIVAKADAEKLTPLQLANGAKALLDEVASGKITGEEERYSHTDLWDFNANLEGSKAAIAALRPALEQRAPDLVKQLDSEFANVEATLGKHRDGDGWKLHTQLGKAELKELSDAVNALAEPVSKVAAAVAR; encoded by the coding sequence ATGCGTACCACTCGACTCGTCGCGCCCGCCGCCGCCGGGCTGCTCGCCGTCGCCGGACTGACCGGCTGCGGGGGCGGTGACGACGCCGACGCCACGAACGGCGGGCCGATCGCCGTCAAGGCCACCGACACCGTCTGCGAGGTCGGCGACACCGAGATCGACGCCGGTCAGGTGACCTTCAAGGTGACGAACACCGGTTCCAAGGTCAACGAGTTCTACGTCTACGCGGCCGGTGACCGGGTGATGGGCGAGGTGGAGAACATCGCCCCCGGGCTCAGCCGCGAGCTGCGGGTCGAGCTGACCGCCGGCACGTACGAGACGGCCTGCAAGCCGGGGATGAGCGGCCGGGGCATCCGGGGCGCGCTGAAGGTCTCCGGAACCGCCGCCACAGTCGCCCCCGACGCCGCGCTGACCCAGGCCACCGAGAGCTACCAGCGGTACGTGCGCAGCCAGACCGCCGCGCTGCTGACGAAGACCGAGGAGTTCGTGGCGGCGGTCAAGGCGAACGACGTGGCCAAGGCCAAGGCGCTGTACCCGGTGGCCCGCACCTACTGGGAGCGGATCGAGCCGGTCGCGGAGAGCTTCGGCGACCTCGACCCGAAGATCGACGGCCGCGAGGAGGTGGTCGAGGAGGGCATGGAGTTCACCGGCTTCCACCGGATCGAGAAGGACCTCTGGACCACCGGGGACGTCAGCAAGGACGGCCCGATCGCCGACCGGCTCCTGGTCGACGTGAAGGCGATCGTCGCCAAGGCGGACGCCGAGAAGCTCACCCCGCTCCAGCTCGCCAACGGCGCCAAGGCGCTGCTCGACGAGGTCGCCAGCGGCAAGATCACCGGCGAGGAGGAGCGTTACTCGCACACCGACCTCTGGGACTTCAACGCCAACCTGGAGGGCTCGAAGGCGGCGATCGCGGCGCTGCGCCCGGCGCTGGAGCAGCGCGCGCCCGACCTGGTGAAGCAGCTCGACAGCGAGTTCGCGAACGTGGAGGCAACCCTCGGCAAGCACCGGGACGGCGACGGCTGGAAGCTGCACACCCAGCTCGGCAAGGCCGAGCTCAAGGAGCTGTCGGACGCGGTGAACGCGCTGGCCGAGCCGGTCAGCAAGGTCGCGGCGGCAGTCGCGCGATGA
- a CDS encoding stage II sporulation protein M — translation MDLDAYVAEHGAEWRRLEHLTGRRRLDAAEVDELVALYQRSATHLSALRARAPEPTLVNRLSHLVLAARARVTGRPRLSWAAVGRFLAADLPAALYRAWPWWCGVATAFSALSAFLIWFVAGNPDTAAAFVGPEAARQLVDSGFAGYYTEFAAPTFAFHLWTHNAWLAAQCLAAGVLVVPVLWLLWQNALNIGVVGGVMISYGRADVFFGMITPHGLLELTGIFVAAGVGLRTAWAWIAPPAHLGRGRAVAEAGRLAVVVAAGLVGLFAVSALIEAFVTPAPVPIPLRVAAGAAVWLAFLAYALVLGRRAVRAGRET, via the coding sequence GTGGATCTCGACGCGTACGTGGCCGAGCACGGCGCCGAATGGCGGCGGCTGGAACACCTGACCGGCCGGCGTCGCCTCGACGCGGCCGAGGTCGACGAACTGGTGGCGCTCTACCAGCGCAGCGCCACACACCTCTCCGCGCTGCGCGCCCGGGCACCCGAGCCGACGCTGGTGAACCGCCTGTCCCACCTGGTCCTCGCCGCCCGGGCCCGGGTCACCGGCCGCCCCCGGCTGTCCTGGGCGGCGGTGGGCCGGTTCCTGGCCGCCGACCTGCCCGCCGCCCTCTACCGGGCCTGGCCGTGGTGGTGCGGCGTGGCCACGGCGTTCAGCGCCCTGAGCGCCTTCCTCATCTGGTTCGTCGCCGGTAACCCGGACACCGCCGCCGCGTTCGTCGGCCCCGAGGCCGCCCGGCAGCTCGTGGACTCCGGTTTCGCCGGCTACTACACCGAGTTCGCCGCGCCCACGTTCGCGTTCCACCTGTGGACGCACAACGCCTGGCTGGCCGCCCAGTGCCTGGCCGCCGGCGTGCTCGTGGTACCGGTGCTCTGGCTGCTGTGGCAGAACGCGCTGAACATCGGCGTGGTCGGCGGCGTGATGATCTCCTACGGCCGGGCGGACGTCTTCTTCGGCATGATCACCCCGCACGGACTGCTGGAGCTGACCGGCATCTTCGTCGCCGCCGGGGTCGGACTGCGGACCGCCTGGGCCTGGATCGCTCCGCCCGCGCACCTCGGGCGCGGCCGCGCGGTCGCCGAGGCGGGACGGCTCGCCGTCGTGGTCGCCGCCGGCCTGGTCGGCCTCTTCGCGGTCTCCGCGCTGATCGAGGCGTTCGTGACCCCGGCGCCGGTGCCGATCCCGCTGCGGGTGGCCGCCGGCGCCGCGGTGTGGCTGGCCTTCCTGGCGTACGCGCTGGTGCTCGGCCGGCGCGCGGTCAGAGCTGGCCGAGAGACTTGA
- the efeB gene encoding iron uptake transporter deferrochelatase/peroxidase subunit → MTGPAGGDATSEPNRERTGRGLSRRRAMTLAGVGVAGVAGVAGGAGALLAGGNEASATGSAAGSVPFLGEHQAGITTPAQDRLHFVAFDVVTKDRDRLVAMLQEWTAAAARMTAGKDAGVIGAVGGMPEAPPDDTGEALGLPPSQLTLTVGFGPTLFRDAQGRDRFGIAARRPAALADLPHFAGDALRPELSGGDLCVQACANDPQVAVHAIRNLARIGMGVVSVRWSQLGFGRTSSTSRDQATPRNLFGFKDGTANLKAEDAGLLRDQLWVQPGDGPEWMTGGSYLVTRKIRMLIETWDRSPLAEQEMIVGRTKGSGAPLGLRDEFDEPDFAAKGDDGEPLIADTAHVRLAHPDANNGARLLRRGYNFVDGSDGLGRLDAGLFFIAYQRDPRRQFVPIQTRLARNDAMNEYLRHVSSGLFACPPGVRDAADWWGRGLFG, encoded by the coding sequence ATGACCGGCCCGGCCGGTGGTGACGCGACGAGCGAGCCGAACCGCGAGCGGACCGGTCGCGGCCTGTCCCGCCGCCGGGCGATGACCCTGGCCGGCGTCGGTGTGGCCGGCGTCGCCGGGGTGGCGGGCGGCGCTGGCGCGCTGCTCGCCGGCGGGAACGAGGCCTCAGCCACCGGCTCCGCCGCCGGGTCGGTGCCGTTCCTCGGCGAGCACCAGGCCGGCATCACCACCCCGGCCCAGGACCGGCTGCACTTCGTCGCGTTCGACGTGGTCACGAAGGACCGGGACCGGCTCGTCGCCATGCTCCAGGAGTGGACCGCCGCCGCGGCCCGGATGACCGCCGGCAAGGACGCCGGGGTGATCGGCGCCGTCGGCGGCATGCCCGAGGCTCCGCCGGACGACACCGGCGAGGCGCTCGGACTGCCCCCGTCGCAGCTCACCCTCACTGTGGGCTTCGGGCCGACGCTGTTCCGCGACGCGCAGGGCCGGGACCGCTTCGGCATCGCCGCCCGCCGCCCGGCCGCCCTCGCCGACCTGCCGCACTTCGCCGGGGACGCGCTCAGGCCGGAGCTGTCAGGCGGAGACCTCTGCGTTCAGGCCTGCGCCAACGATCCGCAGGTGGCGGTGCACGCCATCCGCAACCTGGCCCGGATCGGCATGGGAGTGGTGAGCGTCCGCTGGTCGCAGCTCGGCTTCGGGCGTACCTCGTCGACGTCGCGGGACCAGGCCACGCCGCGCAACCTGTTCGGCTTCAAGGACGGCACCGCCAACCTCAAGGCCGAGGACGCGGGCCTGCTCCGCGACCAGCTCTGGGTGCAGCCCGGTGACGGCCCGGAGTGGATGACGGGTGGCTCCTACCTGGTCACCCGGAAGATCCGGATGCTGATCGAGACGTGGGACCGCAGCCCGCTGGCCGAACAGGAGATGATCGTCGGGCGGACCAAGGGCAGCGGCGCGCCGCTGGGCCTCCGGGACGAGTTCGACGAACCGGACTTCGCCGCGAAGGGCGACGACGGGGAGCCGCTCATCGCCGACACCGCACACGTACGGCTCGCCCACCCGGACGCGAACAACGGCGCCCGCCTGCTGCGCCGCGGCTACAACTTCGTGGACGGCTCGGACGGGCTGGGCCGGCTCGACGCCGGTCTGTTCTTCATCGCCTATCAGCGGGATCCGCGCCGGCAGTTCGTGCCGATCCAGACCCGGCTGGCCCGCAACGACGCGATGAACGAGTACCTGCGGCACGTCTCCAGCGGCCTGTTCGCCTGCCCGCCCGGCGTACGCGACGCCGCCGACTGGTGGGGGCGAGGGCTGTTCGGCTGA
- a CDS encoding RDD family protein: MRAQPPPPPSWADAGLVSGEAVELDVRVARLGSRVLALLIDAVIQLVLFLLLGAVLAMVALALLGDLLDAALAGALQVVLLVLVLLGYPVVMERFAGGRTVGKLAVGLRVVRADGGPVGVGQSLTRALVGVAVEWPGLVLPLLSWAASVTVMLTDPRGRRLGDLVAGTLVVHSRGAALWRPLPPAPPPLLAWATTLDLTRFDDGLALAVRQYLDRLPQLAEPDRSRLGRALWVEAAAVTSPPPPWSAPDWVYLSAVLAERGRRAALRLGRARAVTATLWPELVPPPAAVPHAVAPATLRPAAPAVGRLRSAAPEAAPDPVRR; this comes from the coding sequence GTGCGCGCGCAACCTCCCCCACCGCCCAGTTGGGCCGACGCCGGTCTGGTCAGCGGCGAGGCGGTGGAGCTGGACGTCCGGGTGGCCCGGCTGGGCTCCCGGGTGCTCGCCCTGCTGATCGACGCCGTGATCCAGCTCGTGCTGTTCCTGCTGCTCGGCGCAGTGCTGGCCATGGTGGCGCTCGCCCTGCTGGGCGACCTCCTCGACGCCGCGCTGGCCGGCGCGCTCCAGGTCGTGCTGCTGGTGCTGGTCCTGCTCGGTTATCCGGTGGTGATGGAGCGCTTCGCCGGTGGCCGGACGGTGGGCAAGCTGGCCGTGGGGCTGCGGGTGGTGCGGGCCGACGGCGGCCCGGTGGGGGTGGGCCAGTCGCTGACCCGGGCGCTCGTGGGCGTCGCGGTGGAGTGGCCCGGGCTGGTGCTGCCGCTGCTGAGCTGGGCGGCGAGCGTCACGGTGATGCTCACCGACCCGCGCGGCCGCCGGCTGGGTGACCTGGTCGCCGGCACGCTCGTGGTGCACAGTCGAGGCGCCGCGCTGTGGCGGCCGCTGCCGCCGGCTCCGCCGCCGCTGCTGGCCTGGGCGACCACGCTCGACCTGACCCGGTTCGACGACGGGCTGGCGCTGGCCGTCCGGCAGTATCTGGACCGGCTGCCTCAGCTCGCCGAGCCGGACCGTTCCCGGCTGGGCCGGGCGTTGTGGGTGGAGGCCGCGGCGGTCACCTCGCCGCCTCCGCCGTGGTCCGCGCCGGACTGGGTCTACCTGTCCGCCGTGCTGGCCGAGCGGGGGCGCCGGGCCGCGCTCCGGCTGGGCCGCGCCCGGGCGGTCACCGCCACGCTCTGGCCGGAGCTGGTCCCGCCCCCGGCCGCGGTGCCGCACGCCGTCGCGCCGGCCACCCTGCGTCCCGCCGCGCCGGCCGTCGGCCGGTTGCGGTCCGCGGCGCCGGAGGCCGCCCCCGATCCGGTGCGCCGCTGA
- a CDS encoding DUF58 domain-containing protein: MTWRAGLLLGAGALTLPAWPAPFLGVAVLTATVLLLVLLDRAMAVPPDALTVTRSGERTVRLGGTATVTLHLANPTDRTLHAQVRDAWVPSAGARPDVPPDRLLTVPPGGTATLPVRLTPTRRGDRPAVALTVRSLGPMRLGARQRAGHPATPQWTLRVLPRFDSRRHLPEKLARLRVIDGVQVTRGRGHGTEFDTLREYAVGDDVRSIDWRGSARRADVLVRTWRPERDRRLVCVLDTGRTSAVRLGDEPRLDTAIDAALLLTALAARAGDRVDLLAADTEIRARVTGSGRPALLARLVDAVAPLQPALAETDFELIAAEVLRRERQRSLVVLFTALEAGAIGDGLLPVLPRLATRHRVVLAAAGDPVLNRLATATPAGPDDPYAAASAWRALAERDRVRAALSRYGVTVVDVPGHRLAPAVADTYLRLKSLGQL, encoded by the coding sequence ATGACCTGGCGGGCGGGTCTGCTGCTCGGCGCGGGCGCGCTGACCCTGCCGGCCTGGCCGGCGCCGTTCCTCGGCGTCGCCGTACTGACCGCGACGGTCCTGCTGCTGGTGCTGCTCGACCGGGCGATGGCGGTCCCGCCGGACGCGCTCACGGTGACCCGGTCCGGGGAGCGGACGGTCCGCCTCGGCGGCACCGCCACCGTCACCCTGCACCTGGCCAACCCCACCGATCGCACGCTCCACGCCCAGGTACGCGACGCCTGGGTGCCGTCGGCCGGGGCGCGCCCGGACGTGCCGCCGGACCGCCTGCTCACCGTGCCGCCCGGTGGCACCGCCACGCTGCCGGTCCGGCTCACCCCGACCCGGCGCGGCGACCGGCCGGCGGTGGCGCTGACCGTACGCTCGCTCGGGCCGATGCGCCTGGGCGCGAGGCAACGCGCCGGGCATCCCGCCACGCCACAGTGGACGCTGCGGGTGCTGCCGCGCTTCGACTCCCGCCGGCACCTGCCGGAGAAGCTGGCCCGGCTGCGGGTCATCGACGGCGTGCAGGTGACCCGGGGGCGCGGTCACGGCACCGAGTTCGACACGCTGCGCGAGTACGCGGTGGGCGACGACGTCCGCTCGATCGACTGGCGGGGCAGCGCCCGCCGCGCCGACGTGCTGGTGCGCACCTGGCGCCCGGAGCGGGACCGGCGGCTGGTCTGCGTCCTGGACACCGGCCGCACGTCGGCGGTACGCCTCGGCGACGAGCCGCGGCTGGACACCGCCATCGACGCGGCGCTGCTGCTCACCGCGCTCGCCGCCCGGGCCGGTGACCGGGTGGACCTGCTGGCGGCGGACACGGAGATCCGGGCCCGGGTGACCGGCAGCGGCCGTCCGGCGCTGCTCGCCCGGCTGGTCGACGCGGTGGCGCCGTTGCAGCCCGCGCTGGCCGAGACCGACTTCGAGCTGATCGCCGCCGAGGTGCTGCGCCGGGAGCGGCAGCGCAGCCTGGTGGTGCTGTTCACCGCGCTGGAGGCGGGCGCGATCGGCGACGGGCTGCTGCCGGTGCTGCCCCGGCTGGCGACCCGGCACCGGGTGGTGCTGGCCGCGGCCGGCGACCCGGTGCTGAACCGGCTCGCCACTGCCACCCCGGCCGGCCCGGACGACCCGTACGCGGCCGCGTCGGCGTGGCGGGCGCTGGCCGAACGGGACCGGGTACGCGCCGCCCTGTCGCGCTACGGCGTGACTGTGGTGGACGTACCGGGGCACCGGCTGGCCCCGGCCGTCGCCGACACCTATCTGCGGCTCAAGTCTCTCGGCCAGCTCTGA
- the ahcY gene encoding adenosylhomocysteinase produces the protein MTSTLPAASSGASSQARPSTLAEGDYKVADLSLAAFGRKEIRLAEHEMPGLMAIRREFAETQPLAGARITGSLHMTVQTAVLIETLVALGAQVRWASCNIFSTQDHAAAAIVVGPEGTPEAPAGVPVYAWKGETLPEYWWCTEQVLAWPDGQGPNMILDDGGDATLLVHKGAEFEKAGVVPPVESADSEEYAVILELLHRSLAEDGQRWTRIAAGIKGVTEETTTGVHRLYEMHRAGTLLFPAINVNDSVTKSKFDNKYGCRHSLIDGINRATDVLIGGKMAVVMGYGDVGKGCAESLRGQGARVVVTEVDPICALQAAMDGYQVATLDDVVEQADIFITATGCFDVITNEHMARMKHQAIVGNIGHFDNEIDMAGLAKRSDVTRENIKPQVDVWRFDDGHAIIVLSEGRLLNLGNATGHPSFVMSNSFANQTIAQIELFTKTEEYPIGVYVLPKHLDEKVARLHLDALGAKLTTLTKEQAAYLGVSPEGPFKSDHYRY, from the coding sequence CCAGCGGCGCGTCGTCGCAGGCCCGGCCGAGCACCCTCGCCGAGGGCGACTACAAGGTGGCGGATCTGTCGCTCGCCGCGTTCGGGCGCAAGGAGATCCGGCTCGCCGAGCACGAGATGCCCGGCCTGATGGCGATCCGGCGTGAGTTCGCCGAGACCCAGCCGCTGGCCGGCGCCCGCATCACCGGTTCGCTGCACATGACCGTTCAGACCGCCGTCCTGATCGAGACCCTTGTCGCGCTCGGCGCGCAGGTCCGCTGGGCGTCCTGCAACATCTTCTCCACCCAGGACCACGCCGCCGCGGCGATCGTGGTCGGCCCCGAGGGCACCCCGGAGGCCCCGGCCGGCGTGCCGGTCTACGCCTGGAAGGGCGAGACGCTGCCGGAGTACTGGTGGTGCACCGAGCAGGTGCTGGCGTGGCCCGACGGGCAGGGCCCGAACATGATCCTGGACGACGGCGGCGACGCCACCCTGCTCGTCCACAAGGGCGCCGAGTTCGAGAAGGCGGGCGTCGTGCCGCCGGTCGAGTCCGCCGACTCCGAGGAGTACGCGGTCATCCTCGAACTGCTGCACCGCTCGCTGGCCGAGGACGGCCAGCGCTGGACCCGGATCGCCGCCGGCATCAAGGGCGTCACCGAGGAGACCACCACCGGTGTGCACCGGCTCTACGAGATGCACCGCGCCGGCACGCTGCTCTTCCCGGCCATCAACGTCAACGACTCGGTGACGAAGAGCAAGTTCGACAACAAGTACGGCTGCCGCCACTCGCTCATCGACGGCATCAACCGCGCCACCGACGTGCTGATCGGCGGCAAGATGGCTGTCGTCATGGGCTACGGCGACGTGGGCAAGGGCTGCGCCGAGTCGCTGCGCGGCCAGGGCGCCCGGGTCGTGGTGACCGAGGTCGACCCGATCTGCGCGCTCCAGGCGGCGATGGACGGCTACCAGGTCGCCACGCTCGACGACGTGGTGGAGCAGGCCGACATCTTCATCACCGCGACCGGCTGCTTCGACGTCATCACCAACGAGCACATGGCCCGGATGAAGCATCAGGCCATCGTGGGCAACATCGGCCACTTCGACAACGAGATCGACATGGCCGGCCTGGCCAAGCGCAGCGACGTGACCAGGGAGAACATCAAGCCGCAGGTCGACGTGTGGCGCTTCGACGACGGCCACGCCATCATCGTGCTCTCCGAGGGCCGCCTGCTGAACCTGGGCAACGCCACCGGCCACCCGAGCTTCGTGATGTCGAACTCGTTCGCCAACCAGACGATCGCCCAGATCGAGCTGTTCACCAAGACCGAGGAATACCCGATCGGCGTCTACGTGCTGCCCAAGCACCTGGACGAGAAGGTCGCCCGGCTGCACCTGGACGCGCTCGGCGCGAAGCTGACCACGCTGACCAAGGAGCAGGCCGCCTACCTGGGCGTCTCCCCGGAGGGCCCGTTCAAGTCGGACCACTACCGCTACTGA
- the efeU gene encoding iron uptake transporter permease EfeU, giving the protein MFATYLIGLREGLEATLVVSILVAFLVKSQRRDRLPQVWAGVGLALALSVGFGSLIQYTSTSLLRTSESRELFEAVTSVAAVVFVTWMIFWMRRAARTIAGELRGKLTDALAVGSLAVAGMAFLAVIREGLETALIFYAAAESAAGGTGPGSLLALAGGIATAVVIGFLLYRSAVRINLSRFFTWTGALLILVAAGILKYGVHDFQEAGVLPGLNDLAFDISGTLDPGSWYGALLAGMFNVTAAPTVLELVAWVAYAVPVLVLFLRKPAKPAKPVQPDEPVQPDEPAADTSAETSAAPAGAAAVPSPRS; this is encoded by the coding sequence ATGTTCGCCACGTACCTGATCGGCCTGCGCGAGGGCCTGGAAGCGACCCTCGTGGTCAGCATCCTCGTCGCCTTCCTGGTCAAGTCGCAGCGCCGGGACCGGCTGCCGCAGGTGTGGGCCGGCGTCGGCCTGGCCCTGGCGCTCTCCGTCGGCTTCGGCTCCCTGATCCAGTACACCTCCACCTCGCTGCTGCGCACCTCCGAGTCGCGCGAGCTGTTCGAGGCGGTCACCTCGGTCGCCGCCGTGGTCTTCGTGACCTGGATGATCTTCTGGATGCGCCGGGCCGCCCGCACCATCGCCGGTGAGCTGCGCGGCAAGCTCACCGACGCGCTCGCCGTCGGCTCCCTGGCGGTCGCTGGCATGGCGTTCCTCGCCGTGATCCGCGAGGGTCTGGAGACCGCGCTGATCTTCTACGCCGCGGCCGAGAGCGCGGCCGGCGGAACCGGGCCCGGCTCGCTGCTCGCCCTGGCCGGGGGTATCGCCACCGCCGTCGTGATCGGCTTCCTGCTCTACCGCAGCGCGGTACGGATCAACCTGAGCCGGTTCTTCACCTGGACCGGCGCGCTGCTCATCCTGGTCGCGGCCGGCATCCTCAAGTACGGCGTGCACGACTTCCAGGAGGCCGGCGTGCTGCCCGGCCTGAACGACCTGGCCTTCGACATCTCGGGCACGCTCGACCCGGGCTCCTGGTACGGCGCGCTGCTCGCCGGCATGTTCAACGTCACCGCCGCGCCGACGGTGCTGGAACTGGTCGCCTGGGTCGCGTACGCGGTGCCGGTGCTCGTCCTCTTCCTGCGCAAGCCGGCCAAGCCCGCGAAGCCGGTGCAGCCCGACGAGCCGGTTCAGCCCGACGAGCCGGCCGCCGACACGTCCGCCGAGACGTCCGCCGCGCCAGCCGGCGCCGCCGCCGTTCCGTCCCCCCGCTCCTGA
- a CDS encoding DUF4350 domain-containing protein, producing MTATVVPETVTAAATAAPRRRPYRLIVPLGLAVLLIVTTLVLRAVDRPDADEPGFLSPVATDDDGASRLAEALRTQGVPVRRETDLAAALRTAGAGPSTLFVPAPGLVHPDLLDGLTTLPPGSRLVLVEPSRRVLAELDTPVEPAGGRWAARAVPPDADGTPCPLPEAVRAGTAAIDLQRYAGPAEVDHCYGGALLRVPGRVEVVLAGASDPFRNDRIGEWGNEALATGLLGGDRPLVWLDLPEPASAPTGPSWSPEPFTEEPAPAGSGRSERPDPPDRADPPRENPLWGAFPQWFWALMVQLALAGLLVVLWRARRLGPPVSEPLPVTVRSAETVRGRARLYRRAGARDTVAATLRDAALDRLTTRLNLPPGTPDDEVAARVAERAGADPERVADLLHGPAPEKDRELLELARELDVLTRTLAPHPSEGDTR from the coding sequence GTGACGGCCACAGTCGTACCGGAGACCGTGACGGCGGCGGCCACGGCGGCGCCACGCCGGCGTCCGTACCGGTTGATCGTCCCGCTCGGGCTCGCAGTGCTGTTGATCGTGACCACGCTCGTGCTGCGCGCGGTCGACCGGCCCGACGCCGACGAGCCCGGTTTCCTGTCCCCGGTCGCCACCGACGACGACGGCGCCAGCCGGCTCGCCGAGGCGCTGCGGACGCAGGGCGTGCCGGTACGCCGGGAGACGGATCTGGCGGCGGCGCTGCGTACCGCCGGGGCCGGGCCGAGCACGCTGTTCGTGCCCGCGCCCGGCCTGGTGCACCCGGACCTGCTCGACGGGCTGACCACCCTGCCGCCCGGCAGCCGGCTGGTGCTCGTCGAGCCGTCCCGGCGGGTGCTCGCCGAGTTGGACACCCCTGTCGAACCGGCCGGCGGGCGCTGGGCCGCCCGCGCGGTGCCGCCGGACGCCGACGGCACGCCCTGCCCGCTGCCCGAGGCGGTCCGGGCCGGCACGGCGGCGATCGACCTCCAGCGGTACGCCGGACCGGCCGAGGTGGACCACTGCTACGGCGGCGCGCTGCTGCGCGTCCCCGGCCGGGTCGAGGTGGTGCTGGCCGGCGCCAGCGACCCGTTCCGCAACGACCGGATCGGCGAGTGGGGCAACGAGGCCCTCGCCACCGGCCTGCTCGGCGGCGACCGCCCGCTGGTCTGGCTCGACCTGCCCGAGCCGGCGTCGGCCCCGACCGGTCCGAGCTGGTCCCCGGAGCCGTTCACCGAGGAGCCCGCCCCGGCCGGCAGCGGCAGGTCGGAACGGCCCGACCCGCCCGACCGCGCCGACCCGCCGCGGGAGAACCCGCTCTGGGGCGCCTTCCCGCAGTGGTTCTGGGCCCTCATGGTGCAGCTCGCCCTGGCCGGCCTGCTCGTGGTGCTCTGGCGGGCCCGCCGGCTCGGGCCGCCGGTGTCGGAGCCGCTGCCGGTGACCGTCCGGTCCGCCGAGACGGTACGCGGCCGGGCGCGGCTCTACCGCCGGGCGGGCGCCCGGGACACCGTCGCCGCGACGCTGCGCGACGCCGCGCTGGACCGGCTGACGACCCGGCTCAACCTGCCCCCGGGCACGCCCGACGACGAGGTGGCCGCCCGGGTCGCCGAGCGCGCCGGCGCCGACCCGGAACGGGTGGCCGACCTGCTCCACGGCCCCGCCCCGGAGAAGGACCGCGAGCTGCTGGAGCTGGCCCGCGAACTGGACGTCCTGACCCGTACCCTGGCCCCGCATCCCAGCGAAGGAGACACCCGGTGA